The following DNA comes from Pseudomonas marginalis.
ACGCTGACGCTGTCACCCCGACTGGCGTCAAAACCAACGGCGTCCTGCACCAGGCGTGTGAAGCGCGCCAATTCGTCGGCGCTCCACGGTGCACGTGTTACGGCACCGTCAGCGGCGTTGACCTTGACCTGGTCATCCACCACCACCGACACCGACAGGCGATTGACGCGACCCTGCTGCTGCTTGGTGTGGCTGATGGAACGGTCGAGTTCGAAGTTCTTGGTGGACTGGTTACGCTTGTCCGCCGGGTACGGCGCGAGCATCGGCTGGCCGGTGGCCGGGTCCATGATCTGCTGGCCGTTGGCATCCAACAGTGGCTGGCCAGGCTGGATCGCGCCAGCGGTGGCTGCGGCGCCACCGGTGGTTTGCGGCGCCGAGGCCGGGGCCGGCGGCTGGTTGCTCAGGGCACCCGGCACACCTTGCGGGCCATTGCTGGCGGTGCGTTGTTCGCTGGTCGATTGCTCACTGCGCAGGGCCGGCTGGTCCGGGTTGAATTGCTCGGAGGTCGACTCGACGGCGCTGAAGTCCACGTCGGCAGACACTTCCGCCTTGTAGCGGTCATTGCCGAGCACCGGTTGCAGGATGTTGTGCACACGCTGGGTGAGCATGCTTTCCATGCGGCGGCTGTAGTCGAACTGCTTGCCGGCCTGGGTCAGCGCGGAGTTTTCGGCCATGTCGGACAGCAGGTTGCCCTTCTGGTCGACCACGGTGATCTGCGACTTGCTCAGTTCGGGAACGCTGGTGGCCACCAGGTTGATGATCGCCAGGACTTGGCCAGGCTCCAGGGAGCGGCCGGAAAACAGTTCGACCAGTACCGAAGCACTTGGCTTGCGCTCGTCGCGCACAAACACCGAGCTTTTCGGGATCGCCAGGTGCACGCGGGCACCCTTGACGTTGTTCAGGCTGGAAATGGTGCGCGCCAGCTCGCCTTCAAGGCCACGACGGTAGCGGGTGGCTTCCATGAACTGGCTGGTCCCCAGGCCCTGGTCCTTGTCGAGGATCTCGAAACCGATATTGCTGTCGGACGGGGTCACGCCGGCGGCGGCCAGCTTCATGCGCGCACGGGCCACATCGTCGGCCTTGACCAGCAACGCGCCGGAGTTGGGCTCCACGGTGTAGGCGATGTCGGCGGCGGCAAGGGTTTCCATGATCTGCTTGGAATCCATACCCGCCAGGCTGCCGTACAACGGCCGGTAATCGGGTTGCTGCGACCACAACACCACGGCAAAACCAATCGCCACGCTGGCAGCCAGGCCGACCATCAGGCCCACCTGACGCAGCATGGTCATTTCCGAGAGGTTTTCCAGGAACGACAGGCCAAACAGCGGCGGCTTGCCGTCTGTCTTGGCGGGTACGTTGTCGGAGACTGCTTCTGCCATGACTTAAATCTCGCCCTTAAACCGGCATCTGCATGATGTCTTGATAGGCCTGAACCAGCTTGTTACGCACTTGGGTCAGGGCCTGGAAGGAGACGCTGGCCTTTTGCGAGGCGACCATCACATCGGTGAGGTCCACGCCGCTTTTGCCGATTTCGAACGCAGTGGCCAACTGGCTGGAAGCTTGCTGGGTGTCACTGACTTTGTTGATGGCCTGGCCGAGCATGTCGGCGAAGCTGCTTTGGCCCAATTCCGGCGCTGGCGCGACGGATTTCGGTTGAGCCATGGCATCCATCTGCATGGCGCGCATGTCCAACATCAACCGATTGAACTCAATACCCTGGCTCATGACCTTCTCTCTCCAACCTGCAATTTTTTGACACTACGCAGCGATTACTAGGGGAGGTAGCAACAAGGGTGCCAGATCCGCATCAACTCGTAAGAAAAGGCGACAAACCTTGTCGACCTTCTTACCGGTTACGTGGCGAATAGATACGCTTCCACATCCATTCCGGCGTCACGCATCTGCGCCAGCTTGTAGCGCAGGGTGCGCGGGCTGATGCCCAGGCGCTCCGCGGCCTCTTTGCGTCGGCCGCGCTCGGCGCGCAGGGTGTCGATGATCATCTGGAATTCGCGGCGACGCAGGTCGTCGCCCAGGGCACCGGCAGACTCAGCCTCTGCAACCACCGGCGCAGGCGCCAACGAGGGCAATGGCGCCGCACCACTGCCCATGGCCAGGCAGAAATCCTGGGGCTGGATCAAGCCGCCTTGCTGCAGGATCAGGGCGCGCTGGATGGCGTTATCTAATTCCCGCACGTTGCCGGGCCATGGATAACTCACCAGGCAGGCCTGGGCTTGCGCCGACAGCCGCGCCTGGGCGTGCTTCATTTTTTTGACGTGGTTGTTCAGCAGGCGCTCGGCCAGCGGAATGATATCTGCCGGGCGTTCACGCAGCGGGCGCCAGGCCAGGGGGAACACCGAAAGCCGATAGAACAGGTCTTCCCGGAAGCGCCCCGCCGCCACCTCGCCGGCGAGGTCCCGGTTGGTGGTGGCGACCACACGGATGTCCAACTGGATCGGCTTGCGCGCGCCAACCCGCTCCACTTCCCGCTCTTGCAGCACCCGCAGCAACTTGGCTTGCAGGCCCAGGGGCATTTCCGAGATTTCATCCAGCAAAATGGTGCCGCCATCGGCCTGTTCGAACTTGCCCGCCTGGGCCGCGATGGCACCGGTGAACGAACCTTTCTCATGACCGAACAGGGTGGCCTCAAGCATGTTGTCGGGGATCGCCGCGCAGTTGATGGCGATAAACGGTTGCTGGGCGCGGGTCGACTGCTGGTGGATATAACGCGCCAGCACCTCTTTACCGGTGCCGGACTCGCCGGAGATCAGCACGGTGGAATCACTGCGCGCCACACGGGCCGCCAACTCAAGCAATTGTGCACTGGCCGGCTCGAAGGCGATCGGGCCCTCGCCTTCGTTGGCCGGGATCACCCCCAGGGCGTGGCGCGCCACCAGTTCGATCAGGGCTTTAGGCTCGAAGGGCTTGACCAGGTAATCCGCGGCGCCCTGGCGCATCGCGTCCACGGCACGCTCCACCGCACCATGGGCGGTCATCAGCAGCACCGGCAGTTGCGGCTGACGCGCACGCAGCAGGCTGAGCAGCTGATGGCCGTCCATGCCGGGCATGTTCACGTCGCTGACCACCAGGCTGAAGGCTTCCTGCTCCACCGCGTCCAAGGCGTCCTCGGCAGAACCGACCGCCCGATAGTCATGGCCCGCCAACAACAGCGTGTCAGCCAATGCTTCACGCAGGGCGCGATCGTCTTCCACCAACAAAACCTTGATAGCCATATCCTTACTCCGCGCTTGCCGCGCATGAAAACAGCGGCAAGGTCATCAATGCACAGGTGCCACGCCCAACGCGGGAATGCAGCTGCAATTCTCCCTGATGGGCACGCGCCACCGCCTTGACCACGGTCAGGCCCAGGCCGGTACCGTTGGTCTTGGTGGTGAAAAAGGGTTCACCCAGGCGCTTGAGCACCACCGGGTCGATACCGCTGCCGCTGTCGCTGATGCACAGGCGCAGGGTTTGCTCGCGGTTGTACAGGTGCACCTTGAGCCGCGCGCCGGGGCCGCTGGCCTGGGTGGCGTTTTCGATCAGGTTGAGCAGCGAGCCCACCAGGGTGTCGCGGTTGCAGAGCAGCTCGCCGAGGTGACTGTCGCACTGCCAACGCACGTGCACGTCCTGGATATGGGCAGCGGCCGCCGCTTGCAGGGCCTGCATCAGCTGGGCCGGCGTCACGCGGTCGGTCAGCGGCAATTCGCCGCGGGCAAACACCAGCATGTCGCGGACCTGGTGCTCCAACTCATGCAGACGCTCCTTCAGGCGCCCGGCAAAGCGCTGGTGCGTGGCGGCGGGCAATTGCTCATCAGTCAAATGACTGGCGTAGATCAACGCGGCCGACAACGGCGTACGGATCTGATGCGCCAACGAAGCGACCATCCGCCCCAACGAGGACAAACGCTCATGGCGCGCCAACTGGTCTTGCAGATGACGGGTTTCAGTCAGGTCGTTAAGCAGCACCAACTGGCCCGGCTCCGCATCCAGGGAACGGGTGGCGATGGACAGGCGGCGCCCGTCCTTCAGGGAGATTTCGTGGCCATCGTCCTCACGCGGCGCAAAGCAGCGGGTGATGACATGGCGCCACAGCTCGCCTTCCAGCGGCAGGCCGAGCATGTCGCAGGCCGCCGGGTTGGCTTCACGCACGCGGCCTTCTTCATCGATGACGATCACGCCACCGGGCAACAGCGACAACAGGTTTTGCAAACGGTTGGCCAGGCGCTCTTTTTCGGCCAACTCTTCCATGCGCTGGGCGCTGACTACCGCCAGTTCGCCTTTCAGCTCGGAGACCCGGGCTTCCAGCAGGCTGTAGGAGTCGGTCAGCTGGCTCGACATCTGGCTGAACTGCGAGAACGCCTGCTCAAGACCCTGGCGGGTCGGCGGCTCGACAGGCGGAACCAGCCCCTGGATGGCAGGGGCCGAAGATAGTTGGGCGGCGTGGGGCATGATGCTCTCTCGCTTGGCTGACCGTCAGTTAAACGGAACGTTGCGAGGGCTGTAGCAATAGTTGTGCCGAAAAAAAACCGCTGAAATATCAGCGACTTGGAAAACAGGCGTCAATCATCTGCCTGTTCATCACCTTCTTTGCGGCTCATTCCGTACTTGCGCATCTTCTCCACCAGGGTGGTTCGACGGATGCGCAGGCGCTCGGCGGCACGGGCGACGATGCCGTTGGCGTCGTCCAGGGCCTGCTGGATCAGCCCCTGCTCGAGGTTACCGAGGTAGTCTTTCAAGTCCAGCCCTTCGGGCGGCAGCATGGCGGTGGAGCCGAAGTCCGGGGTGTGGCCGTTGATGGCAACCCGTTCTTCCATGTCGCTGCGCAGGCTGTCGACCAGTTGCTCGTCTTCGTCGTCGACATAGCGGAACTTCTTCGGCAACTCGACCACGCCGATCACACCGTAGGGATGCATGATCGCCATGCGCTCCACCAGGTTGGCCAGTTCACGGACGTTGCCCGGCCAGCCGTGGCGGCACAGGGACATGATCGCGGCCGAGTTGAAGCGGATCGAACCGCGCTTTTCGTGCTCCATGCGCGAGATCAGTTCGTTCATCAGCAACGGGATGTCCTCCACGCGCTCACGCAGCGGGGCCATCTCGATCGGGAATACGTTGAGGCGGTAGTACAGGTCTTCGCGGAAGCTGCCGACCTCGATCATGCTTTCGAGGTTCTTGTGGGTCGCGGCGATGATGCGCACGTCGACGCTCTGGGTCTTGTTGCTGCCCACGCGCTCGAAGGTGCGCTCCTGCAAGACGCGCAGCAGCTTGACCTGCATCGGCAGCGGCATGTCGCCGATTTCGTCGAGGAACAGGGTGCCGCCGTTGGCCAGCTCGAAACGCCCGGCACGGCTGGTGATCGCCCCGGTAAAGGCGCCCTTCTCGTGACCGAATAGTTCGCTTTCAAGCAGCTCTGCCGGGATCGCTCCGCAGTTGACCGGCACAAAAGGCCCGTCGCGGCGCTTGGAGTGATAGTGCAGGTTGCGCGCGACCACTTCCTTGCTGGTGCCCGACTCGCCGAGGATCAGCACGCTGGCGTCGGTATCGGCCACCTGCTGCATCATCTGGCGCACGTGCTGGATGGCGCGGCTGGTGCCGACGAGGCTGCGGAACAGGTTGGGCTCGCGGTGGCGACCGCGCTCGCGGGCCTGGTCGTACATCTCGCGATAGACCTGGGCACGGTGCAGGGAATCGAGCAATTTGCTGTAGCTGGGCGGCATTTCCAGGGTGGAAAGCACACGACGGCGCTGGTCTTCGGGCAGGTCGACAGAAGAAATATCGCCTATTAGCAACACCGGAAGGAACTCATCCCAGGTTGACAGTGTCTTTAACAAGCCCAAAACAGCGCCAGGAGCGTTTACCGTCCCGATCAGCACACAAATGACTTCACGGCTCGATGACAATGAGCTGACTACCTGCTGCCAGTCATGGCTGCCGCAGGGCAGATTTTCTTCGCCAAGAAAATTCAAAATCACCGCTAAATCGCGGCGGCGGACGCTATCGTCATCGATCAGCAGAATTTTGGTTTCACGCCACATGCAATAGCAACTTCCCTAGTAAAACGCTCTGCCCAGTGTAAGGGCAATCGAGACGGCCGTAAGACTTCTTACTTTATAGACGTCTGAAATCTGAAAACAGCACTAGTTAAGTCAAAAAAGCTGGCACGGTCAAATTTATGACGCGCCGTTCGGATTAACTGCGTCTGTTCAGCCGAACAAATGGTAAACCTTTGACGCGTTCTTCGCTTGGTTGATCTGCGACATCTCTTCAAAAATCGCCTGGCGCTCGCCCGTCGTCACCTCAAGCAACTGCTGGTATACCGCCAACAGGCTCTCAAGCTTTTCACGCAACGCATCCTCATCCACCGGCGCTTCGCTGAGCACCTCGTCGATCACGTTGCGACAGCCCATGTCCAGCTCGCCAATGGCGTCCCAGTTACGGTCTGCCAGCGCGCCGATCAGCGCTTCACGGGTTTCATCAATGCGTTGCAGTGCTTGGCTCATGACGTATTCCTCAAGGCCCTCAGGCCCTTCTTTGCTGCGCCTTACTCGGTTGCAGCCTGTGGCGCGGCGATGGCATCCCAGCCTTCTTTCACGGTAATCAGCAAACGGGCGACTTCGTCGATCATGTCGGCATCGTTATGCAGGTTCGCTTCCATCAGGCGGTTAGTCATGTACGCATACAGACTTTCCAACTGCTGGACGTAAGCCGGGTTGTCACTCTTTTCAGCATTCAGGCCGTCGCGCAGGCCGATCACGATATCGATGGCCTTGCCCAGCATCAGGCCCTTCTGGGCGATGTCGCCACGAGCCAGCGCACCCTTGGCCTGGGCCATGCGGTCCAGGCCGCCCTCCATCAGCATCTGCACCAGGCGATGCGGGCTGGCTTCAGAGATCTGGGCATGGGAATTGACCTTCTGGTATTGGCGAAGGGCTCTCATGGGATTCATGTTTCTACCTCGTGACAGGCGACAGCGAAAAGGATTCTAGTAACCAATATGTCGACGGGTTTGCAAAAAGCTTTAGCCCCCGTCGTCCCGCGATAAAAAAGGCCAGGCAGATTGCCTGGCCTTTTTTTGTTCGGCAGGGGATCAAGTATTGGTCTTTGGATTGTTCAAGGCATTGAGCGTGGTCATCACGCTGGTGCTTTGCTGGCGCAACTGGGCGACCAGGGTGTCCATGGCGTTGTACTTGGCCGACAGGCTGCTGGTGAGCAGGGTCATGCGCTCGTCCAGCGTCGACTGCTGCTTGGTCAGGTCCTTGAGCGTGTCGGACAAGGACGTCGAGCGGGTCGCCAGAATGCCGGTAGTGGATTTGGCAAAGTCATCCGTGGCGCTTTTCATCCGTGCCAGCATGCCGTCCTTACCGCTGAACATGCTGTTGATGTCGGCGCCGTTGGTTTTAACCGCCGCGTCCCACTTCTTGTCATCGATCGCCAGCAGACCCGTGCTCGAACTGGTGGTCACGCCGAACTGCGCCAGGGACTTGAACGCACCGGTGCCCGACAGCGCGTTGAACTCATTGCGGATAGCGCTCTGCAACGAACGCATGGTCGAGTCGCCGGTCAACGCTGCCGCTGTAGTGCTGCCGTCCAGGTTCGTGGTGACCTTGGTTTCGGCGTTCATGGCAGTGATCAGGGCGTTGTAGGTATCAATGAAACCCTTGACCCCGGACTTGAGTGCGGTGTTGTTGGTGCTGACGGTGATGAGCGTTACGTTTTTATCGACGGTGGAATTGGTCTTGTAAGTCGACGCAGCTACCAGCTTGATATCCACCCCGCTAAGAGCGCCTGTGATGGTGTTGGACTTGGACACAGACGCAACCCCATCGATGCTGTAGAGCGCATCCTTGGGCGGATCGACGACCGTGGCACCCACATCGAGGCCCGAAGTGCCAGAGAGTGTAAGGTCCGAGCCGGTCCCCATGGTGGTAGAGGTCAGGATCAATCGCGAACCGTTGGAGTCGGTTTGAATGTTGGCGCTCAGCCCCGAAGTACCAAACTGGGTATTGATCGAGTCACGCACCTGCTGCAGGGTCGCACCCGCGGGAACATTGAGGTCGTATGACTTGCCCGATTGACTGATGGTCAGCGTCGTCGGCTTGTCCGTCGCGTTGACTACCGTCGAGGTGCCACCGCTGAAGTTCTTGCTCGACAGCTTGGACGCTTGGGCCAACTGATCGACGACCAGCCGGAAGCTGCCGTTCGAGGCCGTGTTGCTGGCCGTCATGGTCGCGGTCTTTTCATCCGAGGACGAACCGGTCAAGCCGGTGAAACTGCTGTCCTTGGCCATGGTGTCCAAGGCACTGCGAAACGCATCCAGCGCGGCCTGAACCTTGCCGATCGAAGACAGCGTGGTGGTCGCCTTCGCAGACGCGGTATTGATCTGCGTTTGCTTGGGCACCTTTTCGGCGTTGACCAAGGATGTCACGATCGCTTGCGTATCGATGTTCGAACCGATACCACTTACCGTTGAACCCGCCATCATCTATCTCCTGTTCGGTGGCTGCCGTTATCTTGACTTATTACGCCTCAAGACCAGACAGCAACAAGTTTCATGCCAGCTCAGGCCTTGTCGTCAAACAACAAGTTGCTTGCGCTGCTGAGGTTCTGTGCCAGCTTCAAGGCTGTTTCCGACGGAATCTGGCGAATCACTTCACCATTGTCGGTATTGATGACCTTGACCACCACGCGGTGGGTGGAGTCATCAATGGAAAAGTCCAGGCTACGCTGGGTAGCCTGAACGAAATCACGAATATCGGTTACTGCTTTTTCCAGGTCGGCGCGTGCGGGCTCTTGGCTGGTCGCGGGCGTTGCCTGGACATTCTTGACACCGTTGTCAGTCACTACCTTGGCAGGTGCGCTTTGAGGTGCAACCGGCGGATAAGACTGGTTCAGCTTTACACTCATGTCCATGTCCAATCTCCTCTAAACCGAAAAAACGGAAGGGCACGTAGACGCGCCCTTCCGTTAGTTACCAAGCGCTGGGATTACTGAAGCAGCTTCAGTACAGCGGATGGCAGCTGGTTAGCCTGCGACAGGATCGCGGTAGAAGCCGACTGCAGGGTTTGTTGCTTGGTCAGTTCGGCGGTTTCGGAAGCGAAGTCGACGTCCTGAACGGTGGAACGTGCAGCGGTGGAGTTCTTCTGAATGTTCTGCAGGTTGTCTGCAGTGGTAGTCAGACGGTTCTGGGTAGCACCCAGGCCCGAACGAACGCCGTCGATGGTGCCGATGGCCTTGTCGATAACAGCCAGGGCGTTTTGAGCGTTGGTAGCGTCGGTCACGTCGGTTTGGGCGATGGAGGTTTTGGTCGACGAAACGGTAGCAGCCGAGAACAAGTCCGAAACACCGGTACCGGCGTCGCTCAAGGAGTAGCCTTTAGCCGAGTCGAGGGAGACTTGACCGGTAACAACGATTGCAGCAGCACCCAGAGCAGCCGGGGTAGCGAATGCGCCAGCGCCATCTTTCGCGCCAACCAGGATGTTCGTCTGAGCGTTGGCATCAGCGCCAGCGAACGACAGGTTTTCACCGGAATCCGACTTAACCGACAGGCTCTTGTTAACTTCGTCGTAGTTGACACTGATACCCAGCTTGGCAGCGTTGGACTTCAGTTGGTCAGCCAGGCCAGCCAGATCGGTAACGCCTACGAAGCTCACAGCGCCGCTGTTACCAACAGCCAGAGTGAAGTTCGACGGGGTTGCGGCACCCACTTCCAGCTTGACTTCGGTGCTGGCGGTAGCGGTCAGGCCACCGATCGAACCGTTCAGGCCGGAAGCAATGTCTTTAGCCGACGCGCCTGCTGCATAAGTAACGGCTTTGCTTTGGCCGTTGCCGGTTACTGTGATGCTGCCGCCAGCCAGGCCAGTTGCGCTAGGCGCGATGGCCTTGGTTTTGATCTGCTGCGAACCAATGTTGTTGGCTGCAACGTTTTCCAGGCTCAGGTTGATGGTTTCGTTAGCGTTGGCGCCAACCTGAATGGCCTTGGTACCGTACGAACCGTCCAGCAGCTTCTGGCCACCGAAAGTGGTGGTGTTGGAGATACGGGTCAGTTCCGAAGTCAGAGCCTGGTATTCGTCGTTGTTCGACTTACGGTCGTCAGGGCTGAGGGAACCAGTCGCGGAAGACAGAGCCAGGGTACGCATTTTTTGCAGGATGTCGGTCGAAGCCTGCATCGCGCCTTCAGCGGTCTGAGCGATGGAGATACCGTCGTTCACGTTTTTTACAGCTTGGCCCAGGCCGTTGATTTGGCTGGTCAGGCGGTTAGCGATCTGCAGGCCGGCTGCGTCGTCTTTAGCGCTGTTGATACGCAGGCCGGAAGACAGGCGCTGCATGGAGGTGGCCAGGGCGCCGCCGGCTTTGTTCAGGTTGCCCTGAGTAGTGATCGAAGCAATGTTGGTGTTTACTGTTAAAGCCATGACGAAATCCTCGTTGGATGGATACTGCGGCTTCCGGCCCTGGCAACCGCCGGGTGTGGCCTGAGAACCTACGTAATAGTTATCGTCGTGGTAGCCGGTTGCTTGAGGATTTTTTTTGATTTTTTTAATGGCGCCGTGCCACCCCTTGTAATTCAAGGGCTTACGCCGGCTAAAAACCCATATTTCATTGGGTTTTCTGGCGCCAAATAAAAAACGCCGATGCTCTTTCGAGCATCGGCGTTTGCTTTTACGCAGAAAGCAGTCTATCGAAGCGTCACGGACGATAGAGAATCGCCGATCCCCACGACAGGCCCACGCCAAAACCGCTGATTGCCACGCGCTTCCAGGTGGCGTCCATCACATGCTTTTCCAGCAGCAACGGAATGCTCGACGACACGGTGTTGCCGGTCTCGACCATGTCCTTGATGAACTTCTCCACCGGCGCGTCTTCGAAACGCCGGGCCACGGCGTCGACAATCGCCGCACTGCCCTGGTGAATGCAGAACGCATCGATGTCATCGGCCACAAGGTCCGACTCGTCGAGCAGCTCGTGCAAATGCGCGGGCACCTTGAGCAAGGCGAAGTTGAACACCTGGCGACCGTTCATGAAGAACACGCCATCGCTGACCTTGAGATGCGGTGCGCCGGAACCGTCCGTGCCGAACTTGGACTTGCCCAGCAACCACGGCGCGTCTTCGCCCATCCAGGTGGCGGTGGCGGCATCGCCGAACAGCATGGTGGTGTTGCGGTCTTCCGGGTCGACGATCTTCGAATACGGGTCGGCGGTGACCAACAGGCCGTTTTTCAGGCCGGTGGCTTCCATGAAGCCCTTCATCGCGTAGATGCCGTAGACGTAGCCGGAGCAGCCCAGGGAAATATCAAACGCCGCCACGTGGGTGGGCAGGCCGAGTTTGTCCTGGACGATCGCGGCCGTATGGGGCAAACCCTCTTCATCGCCGTTCTGGGTGACGACGATCAGCGCATCGATGGACTCGCGCTTCAAATCCGGATTGTTGGCAAACAAAGCGTTGACCGCCTCGACACACAGATCGGAGGTTTCCTGCGCGGCTTCCTTGCGCGGCAGGAACGCCGAACCGATCTTGCCGATGATGAATTCTTCATCCTTGGCGAACTTGGCACCCTGGGCGTAGTTATCGATCCCGTCTGCCGGCACGTAACTGGCGATGCTTTTTATGCCAATCATTGTGGCTTCCCAATACTAAATAGCTGGAGAACACCCCAGACGTGGCCTGGAGTGCTGACAATAAAGGGGATAACCCCATAAAAATCTCGCTGAAAGCCGCCCCGCAAGGACCCTGTGACGACTTATCCTTTTCACACGATACAGTGAAGATGCGCTTTATGACTCAAAGGTCACTCAATTGTGTGTGCTTTGTGCAAAACCTTCAAACAATTAAGTCCCAGAAACGGCAACGGCCCGCCCTGTTTCCAGAGCGGGCCGCTTGACTTGACGCCACTTACATCTTGTTGAACAAGCTCAACTGCGAGACTTTCACGAAAGCCAGCTGCGAGGCCTCCAGCATGGTTTGCTGCAGGGTCAGGTTGATCGCTGCCTCGCCCATGTCAATGTTGGCCAGGTCACTCATCGTGGTCTTGTTGGCCAGGCCGACACTGGTGTTTTCACTGGACTGCACCGTGAGTGCATTCTGTCGCGCACCGATGGAGCCACGCACGTTGTCCACCTGGTCGGCCGAGTTGGTCAGGTTACTGACCGCGGCGTTCAGGGCGTCCTGAAGCTTGACCCGCGCACCGGGAATACCATCCGCCGGCTGTTCCAGGGCCTGGCGCAGCTCGCTCAGGGTGTCGAGGGCATTCTGGGTTTTCTGGGTGGTGTTGCCGACCGAAAACTGATCGCCGGTGTTCGGCGTACCGCTCAACTCGAAGGTGACACCCGCGGCGGTGATCGTGTCCTTGGCTGGCGGCGTACCGCTGACGATCACGCCATTATCGACAATCGGCTTGCTGTCGGGGGTATACGGCTGGGCATACACCTTATAAGCAGTCGGGTCGACATCGTCGAACTTGATCAGTACGCCGCTGTTGGGAAACGTACTGGAGTAGTCGGCTGCACTGCTGACGCGGGCATTGGTCAGTTGCGCCGCCGAAGTGTTGCTTGCGGTGCGAGAGACATTGAACGCGTCCGGCTTGGCGGCCAGGGTGAACTCACGCCCTGCAACCAACGCATCGGCATCCGGCCCGGTGGCCACGCCGGTGAGGTCTGCGGTGATATCGAATTTGACCCCGCGTACATTGATACTGGCGCTGCCTTCCTTGGTGGAGTCGAACGTACCATTACCTGGAAGCTGCGAAGTAATGTCGTTGTTGTCCTTGTCGGTCACAACGTACTGCGTGCTACTGGTAAAGGTCACCTTATAGGGCTGGCCGTCGGCAAACTGCTTGGTGTAATCGATGCCCGACGTTACCAGGCCTGCCGAGATCGCGACCTTGTGGTCATCCACCGTTGCAGGCGTCGTGTAGGTGGCTTGGGTGCGGCTGGTGTTGACCGCGCCTTCCAGGATGGTCTTGCCCGTATCGCTGGTGCGCACCTTAAGCGTCTCGGAAACCTGCAGGC
Coding sequences within:
- the fliF gene encoding flagellar basal-body MS-ring/collar protein FliF, which encodes MAEAVSDNVPAKTDGKPPLFGLSFLENLSEMTMLRQVGLMVGLAASVAIGFAVVLWSQQPDYRPLYGSLAGMDSKQIMETLAAADIAYTVEPNSGALLVKADDVARARMKLAAAGVTPSDSNIGFEILDKDQGLGTSQFMEATRYRRGLEGELARTISSLNNVKGARVHLAIPKSSVFVRDERKPSASVLVELFSGRSLEPGQVLAIINLVATSVPELSKSQITVVDQKGNLLSDMAENSALTQAGKQFDYSRRMESMLTQRVHNILQPVLGNDRYKAEVSADVDFSAVESTSEQFNPDQPALRSEQSTSEQRTASNGPQGVPGALSNQPPAPASAPQTTGGAAATAGAIQPGQPLLDANGQQIMDPATGQPMLAPYPADKRNQSTKNFELDRSISHTKQQQGRVNRLSVSVVVDDQVKVNAADGAVTRAPWSADELARFTRLVQDAVGFDASRGDSVSVINMPFSAERGEVIAEAAFYTQPWFWDIVKQVLGVLFILVLVFGVLRPVLNNITGNGKKQLAAFGGSDVELGGMGGLDGELANDRVSLGGPQSILLPSPSEGYDAQLNAIKSLVAEDPGRVAQVVKEWINADE
- the fliE gene encoding flagellar hook-basal body complex protein FliE gives rise to the protein MSQGIEFNRLMLDMRAMQMDAMAQPKSVAPAPELGQSSFADMLGQAINKVSDTQQASSQLATAFEIGKSGVDLTDVMVASQKASVSFQALTQVRNKLVQAYQDIMQMPV
- a CDS encoding sigma-54-dependent transcriptional regulator — translated: MAIKVLLVEDDRALREALADTLLLAGHDYRAVGSAEDALDAVEQEAFSLVVSDVNMPGMDGHQLLSLLRARQPQLPVLLMTAHGAVERAVDAMRQGAADYLVKPFEPKALIELVARHALGVIPANEGEGPIAFEPASAQLLELAARVARSDSTVLISGESGTGKEVLARYIHQQSTRAQQPFIAINCAAIPDNMLEATLFGHEKGSFTGAIAAQAGKFEQADGGTILLDEISEMPLGLQAKLLRVLQEREVERVGARKPIQLDIRVVATTNRDLAGEVAAGRFREDLFYRLSVFPLAWRPLRERPADIIPLAERLLNNHVKKMKHAQARLSAQAQACLVSYPWPGNVRELDNAIQRALILQQGGLIQPQDFCLAMGSGAAPLPSLAPAPVVAEAESAGALGDDLRRREFQMIIDTLRAERGRRKEAAERLGISPRTLRYKLAQMRDAGMDVEAYLFAT
- a CDS encoding sensor histidine kinase, giving the protein MPHAAQLSSAPAIQGLVPPVEPPTRQGLEQAFSQFSQMSSQLTDSYSLLEARVSELKGELAVVSAQRMEELAEKERLANRLQNLLSLLPGGVIVIDEEGRVREANPAACDMLGLPLEGELWRHVITRCFAPREDDGHEISLKDGRRLSIATRSLDAEPGQLVLLNDLTETRHLQDQLARHERLSSLGRMVASLAHQIRTPLSAALIYASHLTDEQLPAATHQRFAGRLKERLHELEHQVRDMLVFARGELPLTDRVTPAQLMQALQAAAAAHIQDVHVRWQCDSHLGELLCNRDTLVGSLLNLIENATQASGPGARLKVHLYNREQTLRLCISDSGSGIDPVVLKRLGEPFFTTKTNGTGLGLTVVKAVARAHQGELQLHSRVGRGTCALMTLPLFSCAASAE
- a CDS encoding sigma-54 dependent transcriptional regulator; the encoded protein is MWRETKILLIDDDSVRRRDLAVILNFLGEENLPCGSHDWQQVVSSLSSSREVICVLIGTVNAPGAVLGLLKTLSTWDEFLPVLLIGDISSVDLPEDQRRRVLSTLEMPPSYSKLLDSLHRAQVYREMYDQARERGRHREPNLFRSLVGTSRAIQHVRQMMQQVADTDASVLILGESGTSKEVVARNLHYHSKRRDGPFVPVNCGAIPAELLESELFGHEKGAFTGAITSRAGRFELANGGTLFLDEIGDMPLPMQVKLLRVLQERTFERVGSNKTQSVDVRIIAATHKNLESMIEVGSFREDLYYRLNVFPIEMAPLRERVEDIPLLMNELISRMEHEKRGSIRFNSAAIMSLCRHGWPGNVRELANLVERMAIMHPYGVIGVVELPKKFRYVDDEDEQLVDSLRSDMEERVAINGHTPDFGSTAMLPPEGLDLKDYLGNLEQGLIQQALDDANGIVARAAERLRIRRTTLVEKMRKYGMSRKEGDEQADD
- the fliT gene encoding flagellar protein FliT, with amino-acid sequence MSQALQRIDETREALIGALADRNWDAIGELDMGCRNVIDEVLSEAPVDEDALREKLESLLAVYQQLLEVTTGERQAIFEEMSQINQAKNASKVYHLFG
- the fliS gene encoding flagellar export chaperone FliS, whose amino-acid sequence is MNPMRALRQYQKVNSHAQISEASPHRLVQMLMEGGLDRMAQAKGALARGDIAQKGLMLGKAIDIVIGLRDGLNAEKSDNPAYVQQLESLYAYMTNRLMEANLHNDADMIDEVARLLITVKEGWDAIAAPQAATE